DNA from Parageobacillus thermoglucosidasius:
TTCCAAATCAGAACTTTGCGCCGAGCGAAGAGGCGCTTCATTATTTAGGGCGATTTGCAAAAAGCGATGGATGAATAAGGAGGAAGTTATGATGCCAAAACCATTATCAGTTGTCGTCTGGTCCAAAGAAGGATGTCACTATTGTGAAGAGGTGAAACAATTTTTAAAAGAAAAGCAGGTAGACTATCAAACCATCGATGTGACGAATCGGGATGAACTGCGTGATATTTTGGAAGTTAAATACGGCATCCGGCACGTGCCAGTTGTTGAAATTGGCCGCGGGGATGTATACGAAGGGGTGACAAAAGTCGGGCTCAGCCATCTTGCCAAAGCATTGAACGCTTATCTGTTAAATTAACTGAACTATATTCAATTCAGTATGTATGGACGAAGATAAAAGACGAAGATAAAAAATGGTCTTTCTTCAGAAAATTCTAACTGAACTATTGAAAATCTGGACTCGTTTGTGAGTAAAAATTGGGAGGAAAGAGGATGAATAAAAAGCTCAGTCTTATTGTGGTATTGCTATTGACATTCTTTTTAGCAGCGTGCTCGTCAAAAGAAGGAGCAACTTCTACAACTTCAACAGCAAATTCCAAAGACACAAAAGAAAAAGTGCAAAAAATCATTGTCGGCACCGGGACACAGTTTCCAAATATATGTTTCATTGATGAAAATGGAAAATTAACTGGATATGATGTAGAGCTTGTCCGGGAAATTGATAAAAAGCTTCCTGAATATGAATTTGAATTTAAAACAATGGAATTTTCTAATCTATTACTAAGCCTTGAAACCAAAAAAATTGATTTTATCGCCCATCAAATGGAAGTGAATGAAGAGCGAAAAGCAAAATTCTTATTTAACAAAGAGCCGTACAATATTTTCCCGCTGAAAGTAGTTGTT
Protein-coding regions in this window:
- a CDS encoding glutaredoxin family protein; amino-acid sequence: MPKPLSVVVWSKEGCHYCEEVKQFLKEKQVDYQTIDVTNRDELRDILEVKYGIRHVPVVEIGRGDVYEGVTKVGLSHLAKALNAYLLN